One window from the genome of Leuconostoc suionicum encodes:
- a CDS encoding trans-sulfuration enzyme family protein: protein MSVKIDTLLAQGGNGSDDIKTGAVVSPLYFSTAYRHPNLGESSGFDYARLQTPTRQILEEQLADLEQGVQAFATSSGMAAIDLLFASLIKNGDHFVTSDDLYGGTYRYFDAIVEQSGVNYDVWNGVDDISSLINETTRLVWLETPSNPTMKVIDIQKLSAKVKDINPDILIAVDNTFLTPIFQQPLTLGADIVVHSATKYLGGHNDILAGAVIVNSDVLAEKLEASLTTRGQVLDSFSSWLLLRSLKTLHLRMQRHNENGQYLAKKLPCIPGIDKVLYAGVGGMLSFYLSNNHDVDAFLKGLQIGSFAESLGGPETLVTIPAVQTHHDMSQEQRDHLGITNQLVRVSAGLEDKEDLLADLRQAVEGAKR, encoded by the coding sequence ATGAGCGTTAAAATTGATACATTATTAGCACAGGGCGGTAACGGCAGTGATGACATTAAAACAGGGGCAGTAGTTAGTCCACTATATTTTTCAACAGCCTATCGACATCCTAATTTGGGTGAATCATCTGGCTTTGACTATGCACGTTTACAAACACCCACACGTCAAATATTGGAAGAGCAGTTAGCGGATTTGGAACAGGGCGTGCAGGCATTTGCTACCAGCTCTGGTATGGCAGCAATTGATCTTTTGTTTGCTTCATTGATTAAAAATGGTGACCATTTTGTTACCTCGGATGATCTATATGGTGGCACATATCGCTATTTTGATGCCATTGTTGAACAGAGTGGTGTGAACTATGATGTTTGGAATGGGGTGGATGACATTTCGAGCTTAATTAACGAAACTACGCGACTTGTTTGGTTGGAAACCCCATCTAATCCAACGATGAAAGTGATTGATATTCAGAAGTTAAGTGCAAAAGTTAAAGATATTAATCCTGATATTTTAATTGCTGTTGATAACACTTTCTTGACACCTATTTTTCAACAGCCGTTAACACTTGGCGCGGATATTGTCGTTCATTCCGCCACAAAGTATCTTGGTGGACATAATGATATTTTGGCTGGAGCAGTAATTGTTAATAGTGATGTTTTAGCTGAAAAATTAGAAGCATCATTAACAACACGTGGTCAAGTTTTAGATTCATTTAGTTCTTGGTTATTGTTGCGCAGTCTGAAAACACTGCATCTACGGATGCAACGGCACAATGAAAATGGTCAATATTTGGCCAAAAAATTACCGTGTATTCCCGGTATAGATAAAGTCTTATATGCTGGTGTTGGTGGAATGTTAAGCTTTTATTTGTCAAACAATCATGATGTAGACGCTTTTTTGAAAGGACTGCAAATCGGTTCTTTTGCGGAAAGCTTGGGTGGTCCAGAAACGCTAGTTACGATTCCTGCGGTGCAAACACATCACGATATGAGTCAAGAGCAGCGTGATCACTTGGGTATTACCAACCAATTGGTGCGTGTGAGTGCCGGGTTAGAAGATAAAGAGGACCTATTGGCAGATTTAAGGCAAGCAGTTGAAGGAGCAAAGCGATGA
- a CDS encoding trans-sulfuration enzyme family protein, whose amino-acid sequence MSDWTNIIDAATTNDPLSGAINTPIQLSSTFSQKSFDEFGEYDYARSGNPTRDAGEKAVAQLEHGNYGYLFSTGMAAISSVLFTLSAGDHIVVSKHVYGGTFRVLEDVLPRWGITHDFVDFSDLAAIEKAIKPETKALYIETPSNPVLNITDIRAVVGIAKKHQLFTIADNTFLSPFLQKPLDLGVDIVVHSATKFLAGHSDILAGAVVVNDKKLADQIYFVQNAVGATLSVFDTWLLLRGIKTLGVRMTHSSESAYKIAEHLEAHEKVSNVLYPGLKTHKGYEIHASQAKNGGAVLSFDVGSQENAKKVVESLHIPVFSVSLGAVETIISYPPKMSHAELNVDELAKCGITPGLLRFSVGLEDADDLIADLDSALALI is encoded by the coding sequence ATGAGTGATTGGACAAATATTATTGATGCAGCAACAACAAATGATCCACTGTCAGGTGCAATTAATACACCGATTCAACTAAGTTCAACCTTTAGTCAAAAATCTTTTGATGAATTTGGAGAATATGACTACGCTCGCTCTGGAAATCCAACTCGTGATGCGGGTGAAAAAGCAGTTGCACAGCTTGAACATGGAAATTATGGGTACCTTTTTAGTACTGGAATGGCAGCAATTAGTAGTGTGCTATTCACCTTATCAGCTGGCGATCATATTGTTGTTAGTAAACATGTTTATGGTGGCACATTTCGAGTTTTAGAAGATGTTTTGCCACGCTGGGGTATCACACACGACTTTGTTGACTTTAGCGATTTGGCAGCAATCGAGAAAGCTATTAAACCAGAGACCAAAGCATTGTATATTGAAACACCCTCAAACCCAGTTTTGAACATTACTGATATTCGTGCGGTAGTTGGTATCGCAAAGAAACACCAGTTGTTTACAATTGCTGACAACACATTCTTATCACCATTCTTGCAGAAGCCTTTGGATCTAGGTGTTGATATTGTGGTTCATTCGGCAACAAAGTTTCTGGCAGGACATTCTGATATCCTTGCTGGTGCTGTTGTAGTTAATGATAAAAAGTTAGCAGACCAAATTTATTTTGTTCAAAATGCGGTTGGGGCAACACTTAGCGTTTTTGATACGTGGCTGTTGTTGCGTGGTATAAAGACACTTGGTGTTCGTATGACACATTCAAGTGAATCAGCGTATAAAATAGCTGAGCATTTAGAGGCACATGAAAAAGTATCAAATGTCCTATACCCAGGGTTAAAAACACATAAAGGTTATGAAATTCATGCTTCACAAGCTAAAAATGGTGGGGCGGTGTTGAGCTTTGATGTGGGCAGTCAAGAAAATGCTAAGAAAGTAGTGGAGTCCTTACATATCCCAGTATTTTCGGTTAGTTTAGGAGCGGTGGAAACAATTATCAGTTACCCGCCAAAAATGAGCCACGCAGAGTTAAACGTTGATGAGTTGGCTAAATGCGGTATTACTCCTGGTTTGTTACGCTTCTCGGTTGGATTAGAGGATGCCGATGATTTGATTGCAGATTTAGATAGTGCATTAGCCTTAATTTAG
- a CDS encoding 5-methyltetrahydropteroyltriglutamate--homocysteine S-methyltransferase codes for MTTQTLKALGFQHVGSFLRPAELKQARQDFEAGKLTQEELEGVENSTIAHLVDQQVAAGIAVVTDGEFRRSYWHLDNFWGFGGVERLSYGEGYFFAHEETRDDSARLNGKLSFDANVHPFIKHFKFLKALADEAGVEAKITIPAPSQFYAELVRGTNANVVSNFYDSDEEFFADIKRVYHEEILALYEAGAKTVQLDDCTWGMLVDADFWEKMAGSGFDFKQLKALYLDLNNGAIANLPEDLTINTHICRGNYHSDWAASGGYDAVADELFGQENVSSYFLEYDSERAGGFEPLAKVSGDKKVVLGLITTKTGELEKKEDIIKRIHEAEKYLPLDRLWLSTQCGFASTEEGNILTEEQQWAKLALVKEILDEVWG; via the coding sequence ATGACAACACAGACACTAAAGGCATTAGGATTTCAGCATGTTGGTTCATTTCTACGACCAGCTGAATTAAAACAAGCACGGCAAGATTTTGAAGCTGGTAAATTAACACAAGAAGAACTTGAAGGTGTTGAAAATTCAACGATTGCACATTTGGTTGATCAACAAGTGGCTGCTGGAATAGCAGTAGTAACAGATGGCGAATTCCGTCGCTCATATTGGCATTTGGATAATTTCTGGGGATTTGGTGGCGTTGAAAGATTAAGCTACGGAGAAGGTTACTTCTTCGCTCATGAGGAAACACGTGATGATTCAGCACGCTTAAATGGTAAATTGAGCTTTGACGCCAATGTACACCCATTTATTAAACATTTTAAGTTTCTCAAAGCACTTGCTGATGAAGCGGGCGTAGAGGCCAAAATTACAATTCCGGCCCCATCTCAATTTTATGCGGAACTAGTTCGTGGCACAAATGCTAATGTTGTATCGAACTTCTATGATTCTGACGAAGAATTTTTTGCAGATATTAAGCGTGTTTATCATGAAGAGATTCTTGCATTGTATGAAGCAGGTGCTAAAACAGTTCAATTAGATGACTGTACATGGGGTATGTTAGTAGATGCTGATTTCTGGGAAAAAATGGCTGGATCAGGATTTGATTTTAAACAACTAAAGGCGTTGTATTTAGACTTGAATAATGGTGCAATTGCTAACTTACCAGAAGATTTAACCATTAACACACATATTTGTCGCGGAAACTATCATTCAGATTGGGCAGCTTCTGGTGGTTATGACGCAGTTGCTGATGAATTGTTTGGGCAAGAAAATGTATCAAGTTACTTCCTAGAATATGATTCAGAACGAGCAGGTGGCTTTGAACCTTTGGCTAAAGTATCAGGGGATAAAAAAGTTGTTCTCGGCTTGATTACAACTAAAACAGGTGAATTAGAAAAGAAGGAAGATATTATTAAGCGAATCCATGAAGCGGAAAAATATTTACCATTGGATCGTTTATGGTTGTCAACACAATGCGGATTTGCTTCTACTGAAGAAGGTAATATTTTAACAGAAGAACAGCAATGGGCTAAGTTAGCACTTGTTAAAGAAATCCTCGATGAAGTTTGGGGATAG
- a CDS encoding gamma-glutamyl-gamma-aminobutyrate hydrolase family protein codes for MKKIGIPSNNLVHANAHFGTNYVDYIQKNYIDGISGANALPIVFPIGDIKLAKAYIDSVDALLLAGGQDVSPVYFGEDPHINLHETDARRDAFEVALVIEALKQEKPILGICRGLQIINVTLGGTLYQDLGSQYDGLSVKHNQYPTKWHVPTHHIVLQRQSWLSDIFDEKSLVNSFHHQAVKRLADGLKLDAMSSDNVVEAFSDESRRIYAVQWHPEMLLMDNPDAQLLFDSFVAKIE; via the coding sequence ATGAAAAAAATAGGTATACCAAGTAATAATCTTGTTCATGCGAATGCTCATTTTGGCACCAATTATGTCGACTATATCCAAAAAAATTATATTGATGGTATTAGCGGTGCGAATGCGCTACCTATTGTGTTCCCAATCGGTGATATAAAGTTGGCTAAGGCATATATCGATTCAGTAGATGCTTTGCTATTAGCAGGCGGTCAAGATGTTTCACCAGTGTATTTTGGTGAAGATCCACATATTAATTTACATGAAACTGATGCTCGACGTGATGCTTTTGAAGTGGCGCTGGTAATCGAAGCGCTTAAACAAGAAAAACCAATTCTCGGTATTTGTCGTGGATTGCAAATTATTAATGTTACACTGGGTGGCACCTTGTACCAAGATTTAGGTAGTCAGTATGACGGCTTGTCAGTAAAGCATAATCAATATCCGACAAAATGGCATGTACCAACACACCATATAGTATTGCAACGTCAAAGTTGGCTGAGTGATATTTTTGATGAAAAATCACTTGTCAATTCTTTTCATCATCAAGCAGTGAAAAGATTGGCAGATGGGTTGAAGCTGGACGCCATGAGTTCGGATAACGTTGTAGAGGCATTTTCGGATGAATCACGACGTATTTATGCAGTACAGTGGCATCCAGAAATGTTATTGATGGACAATCCAGATGCTCAATTATTGTTTGATTCATTTGTGGCAAAGATTGAATAG
- a CDS encoding peptide ABC transporter substrate-binding protein — protein MNKKIVIGAVAIIVVAGIYATTRPSKSAKGHTLRVAVQNNISTLDPNLADQVGANWAEVQTLEGLYTTSANGKIIPGVAQKIVQPTQGNKVYTIKLKKNQKWSDGSQVTASDFVNSVKRQVNPATKSTRANHFKDIAGYDAVYNNKENVNKLGISAPDKYTVKIELSHPVPYFNFILANQLYPINSDKLKEYGSKYGQTAKTTVSNGAYTIKKWNQSSTTWEFVKNKYYADAKSVHYDTIKATQVTDATLASKQYLAKKVDETEISGGILTDLKKSHATDIKSTQKGRVAFIVWNAADKTVSNTNLKRALSLAINRKELTKSALADGSTPAKSIVPSGEVKVDGKDFNANLSLPYNKALAQKYLKQAQSELNQQKITITLNTADTDAYKALGVYLKQSIEATLPDVTINLKQLPLNAEISAFENHDFQAGTLTWSTDYNDPIDFLDIAYSKGAINFTNWTNSEYERIINKVSEQHEANDARYKLEQQAAKLNNDLNGVTPLYQVSNVHLLRSSVKNLDYPLIGYQNYKYAK, from the coding sequence ATGAATAAAAAAATAGTCATTGGTGCAGTAGCTATTATTGTGGTTGCTGGCATTTATGCTACAACGCGTCCGTCAAAATCAGCCAAAGGTCATACGTTAAGAGTTGCTGTTCAAAACAACATCTCAACGTTGGATCCAAATCTAGCTGATCAAGTTGGTGCGAATTGGGCAGAAGTGCAAACACTTGAGGGGCTTTATACAACATCTGCTAATGGCAAAATTATTCCGGGGGTCGCCCAAAAAATAGTTCAACCAACCCAAGGTAATAAGGTTTATACAATTAAGCTCAAGAAGAATCAAAAGTGGTCTGATGGTTCACAAGTAACGGCGTCTGATTTTGTTAATTCAGTTAAACGTCAAGTAAATCCAGCGACAAAATCTACTCGTGCTAACCATTTTAAGGATATTGCTGGGTATGATGCTGTATATAATAATAAAGAAAACGTTAATAAACTTGGTATTAGTGCACCAGACAAATACACGGTGAAAATCGAACTATCCCATCCAGTCCCTTATTTTAATTTTATATTGGCTAACCAACTGTATCCAATTAATTCGGATAAATTAAAAGAATATGGTAGCAAGTATGGCCAAACAGCTAAGACGACTGTCTCAAATGGTGCTTATACGATTAAAAAGTGGAACCAATCATCAACGACTTGGGAATTTGTCAAAAATAAGTATTATGCTGATGCTAAAAGTGTTCATTATGATACCATTAAGGCTACTCAAGTCACTGATGCAACGCTAGCTTCTAAGCAATATTTAGCGAAGAAGGTCGACGAAACAGAAATTTCTGGTGGTATTTTAACAGATTTGAAGAAGAGCCATGCTACTGATATTAAATCAACACAAAAAGGACGTGTGGCGTTTATTGTTTGGAATGCTGCTGATAAGACAGTCAGCAATACAAATCTCAAGCGAGCTTTGAGTTTAGCAATAAACCGTAAGGAGTTAACAAAGTCAGCGTTGGCTGATGGTTCAACACCTGCCAAATCAATTGTGCCAAGTGGTGAAGTAAAAGTAGATGGTAAAGATTTCAATGCGAACTTGTCGCTGCCATATAATAAGGCATTGGCTCAAAAGTATTTGAAACAAGCGCAATCAGAATTAAATCAACAAAAAATTACAATTACGCTTAATACAGCTGACACCGATGCTTATAAGGCATTAGGGGTTTACTTGAAACAGAGCATTGAAGCAACATTGCCTGATGTTACAATTAACCTAAAGCAGTTGCCATTAAACGCTGAAATTTCCGCTTTTGAAAATCATGATTTTCAGGCTGGAACTTTAACATGGTCAACAGATTATAATGATCCCATTGATTTCTTGGATATAGCTTATTCGAAGGGCGCGATTAATTTTACAAATTGGACTAATTCGGAATATGAGAGGATAATCAACAAGGTTTCTGAGCAACATGAGGCCAATGACGCCCGTTATAAGTTGGAACAACAAGCAGCCAAGTTAAACAATGATTTAAATGGTGTTACGCCATTGTATCAAGTATCTAATGTTCACTTATTACGCTCATCGGTTAAAAACTTAGATTATCCCTTAATTGGTTATCAGAACTATAAGTATGCAAAGTGA
- a CDS encoding homoserine O-succinyltransferase: MSVILNNGLLKRESFVIGRFEILEPTINILLVNLMPNRLQTEKQFTRLLSHLSVNVRVTFAVPSQHKIRHDTDAIMTSYVTLNDIWHKKFDGMIVTGAPVDRMKFEQIDYWDEFRHLLEWRKTHVTESLFACWATYGAGYAERNFPVKALSEKISGVFQASQIFKRHSLLKDLENISMPQSRYFTVPNFGVARRLKVAGDDILGAFILRDEHVNSTYITGHFEYDTETLENEYLRDIAIDPNTIKPKNYFYNNKPTNTWQTYAEKFFVNWGELLVEKMIASKSTILTLNQERNKLGLGTSQCKYL; the protein is encoded by the coding sequence ATGAGTGTTATATTAAATAACGGTTTGTTGAAGCGGGAAAGCTTTGTAATCGGTCGTTTTGAAATATTAGAACCGACTATTAATATACTCTTGGTCAACTTAATGCCCAATCGATTACAAACTGAAAAGCAGTTCACGAGATTATTGAGTCATTTATCTGTGAATGTGCGAGTAACATTTGCAGTACCAAGTCAGCATAAAATTCGCCACGACACGGATGCAATTATGACTAGCTATGTCACACTCAACGACATTTGGCACAAAAAATTCGATGGCATGATCGTTACAGGTGCGCCAGTGGATCGCATGAAATTTGAACAAATTGATTACTGGGATGAATTTCGTCATTTACTAGAATGGCGAAAGACACATGTAACTGAAAGTCTATTTGCATGTTGGGCAACATATGGCGCTGGTTATGCAGAGAGAAACTTTCCTGTTAAAGCCTTGTCAGAAAAAATTTCGGGCGTCTTTCAAGCTAGCCAAATTTTTAAACGTCATTCATTATTAAAAGATTTGGAGAACATTAGTATGCCGCAATCTCGTTATTTTACGGTACCAAATTTTGGTGTGGCTCGACGCTTGAAAGTTGCTGGCGACGATATTTTAGGCGCATTCATTTTGAGGGATGAACATGTAAATTCAACTTACATTACTGGCCATTTCGAATACGACACTGAGACTTTAGAGAACGAATATCTTCGTGATATAGCAATTGACCCAAACACAATTAAACCTAAGAACTATTTTTATAATAATAAACCAACTAATACATGGCAGACTTATGCTGAAAAATTTTTTGTAAATTGGGGGGAACTGTTGGTGGAAAAGATGATTGCATCAAAATCAACAATCCTAACATTAAATCAAGAGAGGAATAAGCTGGGTCTAGGGACCTCGCAATGTAAATACTTATGA
- a CDS encoding S-ribosylhomocysteine lyase encodes MSETVVESFTLDHTKVKAPYVRVIETQAGPNGGSITNYDLRLTQPNETSIETGGLHTLEHLFAGLVRDEIDGIIDMSPFGCRTGFHVISWVNYDSETLAKVFKKVLEKIVSDEVTEVPAAEIESCGNYKDHSLHSAKEWAKIILAQGISSDAFERKIV; translated from the coding sequence ATGTCAGAAACAGTTGTTGAAAGTTTTACTTTGGATCATACAAAGGTTAAGGCACCTTATGTGCGTGTGATTGAAACACAAGCTGGTCCTAATGGTGGTAGCATTACAAACTACGACTTGCGTTTAACACAGCCTAATGAAACATCTATTGAAACGGGTGGATTACATACGTTAGAACATTTATTTGCGGGTCTTGTTCGTGATGAAATTGATGGCATTATTGATATGTCACCATTTGGATGCCGTACAGGATTCCACGTTATTTCTTGGGTAAATTATGATTCTGAAACACTAGCCAAGGTTTTCAAAAAAGTATTGGAAAAAATTGTTAGTGATGAAGTAACCGAAGTGCCCGCAGCAGAAATCGAAAGTTGTGGTAACTATAAAGATCATAGCTTACATTCAGCTAAAGAATGGGCAAAAATCATCTTGGCACAAGGTATTTCCAGTGATGCGTTTGAGCGTAAAATTGTTTAA
- a CDS encoding thioredoxin family protein has protein sequence MYEPTHNSNEAVEEHINKPGRHVMFLSADWCGDCKAIKPFIQTIKDEVTQTAEWFDADRDENIDVATKHNMRGIPSFVLFENGQEVSRIGHGERLTPKEIVDWYHSTL, from the coding sequence ATGTACGAACCAACACATAACTCAAATGAAGCTGTTGAAGAACATATAAACAAGCCAGGTCGGCATGTCATGTTTCTTTCTGCAGATTGGTGCGGCGATTGCAAGGCCATAAAGCCTTTTATTCAAACTATCAAAGATGAAGTTACACAAACTGCTGAATGGTTTGATGCTGATAGAGACGAAAATATTGATGTCGCAACAAAACATAACATGCGTGGTATTCCATCCTTTGTTTTGTTTGAGAATGGACAAGAAGTTTCACGTATCGGACACGGTGAACGCCTAACACCAAAAGAAATTGTAGATTGGTATCATTCAACACTTTAG
- a CDS encoding O-acetylhomoserine aminocarboxypropyltransferase/cysteine synthase family protein: protein MTNPEKKYAFETLQLHAGQEEPDSATGARAVPIYQTTSFVFKDAKQAAGRFALTDAGNIYGRLTNPTNSAFEARVAALEGGTAAISLASGAAAITAAILNVAGAGDHIVAASTLYGGTVELFSETLKKLSIDTTFVDPDDPENFEKAIQDNTKVIFFESLGNPKINIIDFEAVAAIAKKHGIISIVDSTFATPFLTRPLEYGIDVVVHSATKFIGGHGTTLGGVVIEKGDFDYEASGRYPDFTTPTPSYNGIVWADLKGGAFVTKIRAEHLRDTGATLSPQSAFYLLQGLETLSLRVERHVENTRKIVSYLNNNDKVAWVSYPELDDSPYKPLADKYFKNGVGSIFTFGLKAGEAGAETLINNLDIFSLLANVGDAKSLIIHPKSTTHAQLNDEQLQAAGITPDLIRISIGIENVDDLINALDEALSYVK from the coding sequence ATGACTAATCCAGAAAAAAAATACGCATTTGAAACACTACAACTTCATGCTGGCCAAGAAGAGCCAGATTCAGCGACAGGTGCGCGTGCTGTACCAATTTATCAGACAACTTCTTTTGTCTTTAAGGATGCTAAACAAGCTGCTGGGCGATTTGCTTTAACGGATGCTGGCAATATTTATGGGCGGTTAACCAATCCAACAAATTCGGCTTTTGAGGCAAGAGTTGCAGCGCTCGAAGGTGGTACAGCGGCTATATCGTTAGCTTCTGGTGCAGCTGCAATTACCGCAGCAATATTGAATGTCGCTGGAGCTGGCGATCATATTGTTGCCGCATCAACGTTATATGGTGGCACGGTCGAGTTGTTTTCAGAAACATTGAAGAAGTTATCTATTGATACAACATTTGTTGACCCAGATGATCCTGAAAATTTTGAAAAGGCTATTCAAGATAATACAAAAGTTATTTTCTTCGAAAGTTTAGGAAACCCCAAAATAAATATTATTGATTTTGAAGCCGTTGCAGCAATTGCAAAAAAACATGGTATTATTTCTATTGTGGATTCTACTTTTGCAACACCATTTTTGACTCGTCCGCTGGAATACGGCATTGATGTAGTTGTTCATTCAGCTACTAAGTTTATTGGTGGACATGGTACAACATTGGGTGGGGTAGTGATTGAAAAAGGAGATTTCGATTACGAGGCCTCAGGACGCTATCCTGATTTCACCACGCCAACACCATCGTACAACGGTATTGTTTGGGCCGATCTAAAAGGTGGCGCATTTGTCACTAAAATTCGTGCTGAACATTTACGTGATACAGGCGCAACATTATCACCACAATCAGCGTTTTATCTGTTGCAAGGACTAGAGACATTATCTTTGCGTGTTGAGCGCCATGTAGAAAACACACGTAAAATTGTTTCTTACTTGAATAATAATGACAAAGTTGCTTGGGTCAGTTATCCAGAATTAGATGATTCTCCATACAAGCCACTCGCTGACAAATACTTTAAGAACGGTGTTGGATCGATTTTCACATTTGGCTTAAAAGCTGGCGAAGCTGGTGCAGAAACATTGATAAATAACTTAGATATCTTCTCGTTATTGGCTAATGTTGGGGATGCTAAGTCTTTGATTATTCATCCAAAATCAACAACACACGCCCAGTTAAATGATGAGCAGTTGCAAGCAGCGGGTATTACACCAGATTTGATACGTATTTCAATTGGTATTGAAAATGTAGATGATTTAATTAACGCTTTAGACGAAGCGTTATCATATGTTAAATAA
- a CDS encoding vitamin B12 independent methionine synthase: MTATETKKLNYRFDQVGSYLRPENLKKAREQYAQGEISYDDLLKVQHDEIKNLVDEQVKVGLSAVTDGEFNRSWWHLDFLGQLGGFEFYDQNDSYKFHGQKTRSTNVRLNGKVHANLDHPFFKDFEYLKSVTPEGVEPKQTIPSPSLIINRDHRSDLWSKYYDSWSEFLDDLAQAYHDTLQKFYDLGARYVQIDDTTWAYLIAQLNANADNPEERAKFEKTAADDVYVINKALAGLPEDLKLATHICRGNFKSTYLFEGGYEPIAKYLGQLNYDAFFLEYDNDRSGGFEPLKEIYNNRQNVEIVLGLLTSKSADLEDVDEVVARIDEAANYVPKSNLALSTQCGFSSTEEGNILTIPDQWKKLALIKHIADEELA; the protein is encoded by the coding sequence ATGACAGCTACAGAAACAAAAAAATTAAATTATCGTTTTGATCAAGTGGGATCTTACTTACGTCCAGAAAACCTGAAAAAAGCGCGTGAGCAATACGCTCAAGGCGAAATTTCGTACGATGATTTACTAAAAGTTCAACATGATGAAATTAAAAATCTAGTTGATGAACAAGTCAAAGTTGGTTTATCAGCTGTCACTGATGGTGAATTCAATCGTTCATGGTGGCATTTAGACTTTTTAGGTCAACTTGGTGGATTTGAGTTTTATGATCAAAATGACTCGTACAAGTTTCACGGTCAAAAAACGCGATCAACTAATGTTCGTCTAAATGGGAAAGTGCATGCTAATTTAGACCATCCATTCTTTAAGGATTTTGAATATTTGAAGTCAGTGACGCCTGAAGGGGTGGAGCCAAAACAAACGATTCCATCACCGAGCTTGATTATTAATCGCGATCACCGTTCTGATTTATGGTCAAAATATTATGATTCATGGTCAGAATTTTTAGACGATTTAGCTCAAGCTTATCATGATACACTGCAGAAGTTCTATGATCTAGGCGCGCGTTATGTACAAATTGATGATACAACTTGGGCATACTTGATAGCGCAATTGAACGCTAATGCTGACAATCCCGAGGAGCGTGCAAAATTTGAAAAAACAGCAGCCGATGATGTTTATGTAATTAACAAGGCATTGGCTGGCTTGCCAGAGGACTTGAAATTAGCAACACACATTTGTCGTGGTAACTTTAAGTCGACTTACTTGTTTGAAGGCGGTTATGAGCCGATTGCAAAATATCTAGGCCAACTTAACTATGATGCCTTTTTCTTAGAATATGATAATGATCGTTCGGGTGGCTTTGAGCCTTTGAAAGAAATATACAACAATCGTCAAAATGTTGAAATTGTATTAGGATTGTTAACTTCTAAGTCAGCAGATTTGGAAGATGTTGATGAAGTCGTTGCCAGAATTGACGAGGCAGCAAACTATGTGCCCAAGTCTAACTTGGCTCTGTCAACACAATGTGGATTTTCTTCAACGGAAGAGGGAAATATCTTAACGATTCCTGATCAATGGAAAAAATTAGCGTTGATCAAACATATTGCTGATGAGGAACTTGCTTGA